GTTTATATTACATAGGAGTAGAAGCAAACGTGTCATTAATTGACGCTATAAAGAGAAAGAAGTTGATACGTGCAAATTGTTTCGTCATTTTTCCAAGTTAGTTCGATAACTTTTCCAAAACCAATTTGATCTGATTCTTGATGGCGTCTAATTTCCATCCGCTCTTGCATGGGAAATAACCAATAACCTGCTAATGTGATAGAAAAATGATTCTCAAACCCTTCCACACGTATTTCTTTTGCATCTGTAACGAGTTTTGTTTCTATTGTAAGCGGCATTGTCATATAAAACCCTCCGTTCTATTTTCTTTCATTATACAGTAATATCGTTTCAATTTAAAAAGTAAAGACTGCACGTGATCCTTGTGGAGAAGGTTTAATTTGTAACTTCGCATAAATTTCCTCTTTTAATTGTGGTACATGTGAAATAATTCCTAATACACGATTAGATTGTTGCAGTCCTTTTAAACATTCTATAGCTTGCTCTAAAGATAGTTCGTCCAATGTTCCAAATCCTTCATCAATGAAGAGCGTTTCTAATTGTACGCCACCTGCATGAGCCTGGACAACATCTGCCATTCCTAAAGCTAGGCTAAGTGCCGCTTTAAATCCTTCGCCACCTGATAGTGTTCGGACAGAACGTTGTTGGCCTGTGTGTTGATCCATCACCTCTAAGTCTAAACCACTCTTTGCACCTCGTTTTGCGACTTCATTACTGCGTATGAGTTGGTAACGATGTTCTGTTAACTGATCCATCCGTATATTAGCTTGTAATAGTATTTCATCTAAGAAAGAAGATAAAACATAGCGCTCAAATGATAATTTCAAATGATTCGTACCACGCGCAAGATCTGCTAATTCAGCAATATCATAATATTTCTTTTCATATGATTGTTGCTCTTTCACTAATTTTAGAATACTAGTAAGAAGTCTTTCATGTTGTTGTATCCTCAAATCACTTGCATGAAATGCTTGATTTGTTTGTTCTAGTTCTACTGTATATTTATCAACCATTTCTTTTAACTTATCAAGATCTGGTTCTGTTTGATTGTATAATTGTTCGGTTAATACATGTAACTGTTCCGTAATCTTTTGTTTTAATTGTGTGTAGTGTTCAATTTCAGTTCTTAACTTATTTAAGTGTTCGATTGATCGTTTTGCTTCTTGATAATGCTTCATACTTGCAAAACCAGCTTCTTCAACTTTTTGATTTAAAATTGCTTCCTGTTCTTCTTTTCTATGTGCTAATTCTGTTGTGAACTTTTCAAAAGAGACAAGATTAATTCGAGCTTCATCACGTTTTCGTTTACTACTTTCCCATATCTTTTGTTGTTGTTCCAACTGTTTAAACCATTCATCCAATACTTGTTCTGTTTTTTGAATATGGTCCTGCCATTCATTTACTGTCAGTGACTGTGTTGGAATGTCTGATTTTAATTGTGTTAGTTGCGCTTCTATTGTTAATTGTTCATTCTTTGCATCTTCTAATCGTTGCTTCTCTGATTCCAACTCACTAGTTAACTTTTCTATTTCCTTTGTAATCTGTTGCTTCTCTACTTCCGCTTTGTCTAAACGTTTAGCTTTAATCTCTTCTTCTTTGAAAGCTTGTTTTCTCTTTTCTACTTTAGCTAAAGATTGCATCGTTAGTTCTTTTAAAGCTTCTTGATTAAGGCTATCAATGGAAAGATTAAATTCTCCAGCTAGATTCTCAACTAATTCCCGTTTTGTTTCCCCTTTAGACTTTGCATTAACATATGCATCTTGCCATTTTGTTACTGCTTCCTCTAATTGAACTAAAATAGCTTGTTCTTTATTATATGCTTCTTCTGATATTATAGTTGCTTTATTCGTTGCTTTAGAAGGATGATCTTGTGACCCACAAACTGGGCACGCTTCACCATCGTGTAAGTTATTCGCTAATACAGAAGCATGATGTATTTGCTGTTTTTTTTCCATTTCTTGCAAACGTTGACGCTGGTCTTTTATTTGTTGATTTATATTTAAATAGCTATTTTTCACTTGTTTATAGTCCTTGCGCAATGCTTCTAAATCAGTGAGAGCCTCTAGCAACGTATGGCTCTTTTTATCTGATTCTTTTGCGTGTTGTAAATCTTTCTCTGCCTGATAATAAGCTTTTGTTTGTTGGGATTGTGTACGTAATAAACCGTCAACTTGTTGAAACGCTTTTTGCTTAGCTTCCATTACTTTTGTCACAGATTGTACGTTATCACTTGTTTTAGCAACCTTTTTCTTAGCTGCTTCTAAAGCGCTGTTACGTTGTGTGTATTGACGTAACTTTTCAACTTGTTTTTTCTTTTCAACAAGTTGGGCTCGTTCTTCTTGTTTTTCTTTTTCCATTTGTTTTTGTTGCTCATACTTTTCTGTCACGTCTTGAAAACCATTTTCGAGAGTTAGTAGTAACTTTTTTTGGTTCGTTACTTTTTCTTGTTGCTCTTTCCATTCTTGTCGACGATCAGCTGCTTGTTTCTCATATGCTAGTAATGTATTTGCTTTATCACCCAACAATAACACGTGCCTTTTCTCTTCTATTTCTTTTTTTTGTTGCTCCATGTTTTGCTTTTCTTTTGTCAGTTGTGCCTTCTCTAGAAATTTATTTGCCATCTGTTTTCCGTTGAAGAAAGCTTCCTGACTATGTTGAAGTTTATCCTTTTCTTTCGTTACCCTTTTATTTAAATCTATTCTCTTCTCTTTATCTACTTTTATTTTATCTTGTAGTGCTTCAATAGCTTTATTAGTAGTTGATAGATCTACTAGAGTAGGATCATCCCATTCTATTTTGTTCATTTCCTGCGTTACTTTCCACTCTGTTTGCTCTAATTGTTCTTTTATATCTTTTGCTTGTGCTTTTAGTGCTTCTGTTACATCTTGATAAAAATACGTTCTAAATATTTTCTGTAAAATTTCTTCCCGCTCGTTACTATTTTCAGCTATTAACTTACGAAACTCTCCTTGAGGAATCATAATCATTTTACGAAATTGATCATAATCAAGACCTAGCATCTCCTCGATTGTTTCGTTAACGTCTTTAATTTTCGAGTGAATTAGCAGTTTTTCACCGTCTTCTATCTGATAAAGTTCCGCAAGTGCGGGCTCTTCTCGAAATCCTTCACCTCTTTCTTTTAACTTTAGCTGTTTAGGTTGTCGGTAAACGAAGTAGGTCTTTTCTTTTAATTGAAAGGTAAAAGAAACTGCGGTTTTGTCATCAGGTGTAGCAAAATGACTACGAAATGTATCATGATCACGGTCACTACCACTTGCTTTTCCGTATAGCGCAAAGCAAATTGCATCAAATATGGTAGTTTTACCAGCACCAGTTGGGCCTGTTATTAAAAAAATAGATTCATTGCCTAACTCCCTGAAATCTATCTCCTGTTCTTCCTTATATGGTCCAAAAGCAGATAGTATAATAGATACAGCCCGCATCTTATTTCCCCCTCTCTTGTTCGATTAACGTTTGAATAACTTGATCGATATGATCTTCACGTTCTTTCGTAATTGGTTCGCCTTTCATTTCTTCATAAAACGTATGAAATAGTTGTGCATGGGTCATCTTCTGTTTTTCTTTAATTTGATTTAATTCATTTAACTGTCGGTTCGATTGCAGTACTTTGCGCTCTAGACGTAAAATATTTGGATACTTTTGCCGTAACTTCCCAATCGGATCTAATATTTGACCATCATCCAGTAAACGAATGTGTAAATAATCCTCTGTTGGTTCCGCTTTATCCCCATTTATAAATTCATCAAAGTAACCTTCAATAATTCGCAAATCACGTTTTGGTTGCAGTGGAATACGTGACATGTCAATGGTTTTGTCTGCGGCTAAGTTAATCATCGTAACTGATTTTGTATTACTGGCTTCCGAGAAAGAATATTTCAAAATAGATCCACTATATTGAATCCAGTCATAGGTAACCTTTTGTGGCTGATGTAAATGGCCTAAAGCTACATAACTAAAATCTTTAAATAAATAGCTATCAATATAGGGACTACCACCAATCATCGATAACCTTTCTTCAGAATCAGTTTCCATACCACCAGCAAGAAATGCATGTCCAATTAAAACATGTCGTTCTTCCATATTTTCACGTGCTTTTATACGGTCAATAATCGTTTCCATTGCTTGTTGATGTGATTGAATCGTCTCGTCCTCAAATACAGATCGAGCATCAGCAGGTTCAATATATGGAATAAGATGAAAATGAACAGGTCCAAATTCGTCATCAAATGTTAGTGATCTCAATTCAGTTGTTAACTTTGTTTCGATAAAGAGATTATTTTCTCTAAATAAACGACTACCAAATTGTAAGCGATCAGGACTATCGTGGTTACCAGATATAATCAAGATAGGACAATTAAATTCCGTAATTAATTGTGTCAAGACACTATCTAAAAGTTCAACCGCTTCTTTAGGTGGGATTGAACGATCGTAAATATCTCCAGCTATAATAATTAAATCTGGTTTTTCTTCTCTAACAATATCTATTAATTGTGCTAAAACATGTACTTGATCTTCAGTCATGTGAACGCTGTTAACGATTTTTCCTAGATGCCAATCTGCAGTATGCAAAATTTTCATGTATTCTACTCTCCCTCTTGCTAAAAAAGCTAATATAAATGGAGAGGCCCTAGTATACACTAGAGCCTACTTTACTTCTTGATAGTCATCCCATAAATGATCAAATACTTGAACGGCCTCTTTGAATGGGATATTCCATTCTAAATACCGACTAATCTCATCATATGATTCACTATGTTTAGGAAAATCATGATCACGAAACATCCATTCTGCTAATCGGCTTTCGTTTGTTACTTTCTTCGCTCCTCGGTACCGCATCATATATTGATAGAATGAGCGCATTTTTTCTCTCCTTACATGACTTGCTTATTTTTTTCGGTCATATTGTATAAAGTAATAATCCTCTTGATTTTTTTCATCCTTTATTCCTTTTGTTTTACTAGTGATGATCCACTCTTCTTCGTTGTAGGAAGGAAAATACGTATCACCTTCAAACGTGTTATCGATGTAGGTCATATACATTCTGTCAGCATAAGGCAAGACTTGTTCAAAAATAGTACCTCCACCAATGACGAAGTATTCCGTTTCTGGGTTAGCTTTATTCCAATCAAGAATTGTATCAATAGAATGGATTATGTCACATCCTTCTTGTTGATAGGTTTGATCGCTGGTTAAAATAACGTTCTTTCTTTTTGGTAAAGGTTTCTTAAATGATTCGAATGTTTTTCTACCCATTATAATCGTATGATTTAGTGTTACATCTTTAAAGAATTTCAAATCCCGTGGTAAATCCCAAGGCATCCATTGTTCATATCCAATTACCTGATTTTTATCCATAGCAAAGACAAATGAAATCACGCTATGCACTCCTTTCTTTATACAGCTACTGGTGCTTTAATTGCTGGATGTGATTGATAATCAACAATTTCTAGATCATCCATTTCGATATCAAAAATAGACGATAACGCCGGATTAATTTTTAATGTAGGAAACGCATAAGCTGTTCGATCAAGTTGTGTTTTCACTTGTTCTAGATGATTAACATAGAGGTGTGTGTCTCCTAATGTATGAATAAAATCACCAACTTCTAAGTTACATTCATGCGCAATTAAGTGTGTAAGCAAAGCATAACTTGCTATATTAAACGGAACACCTAGAAAGACATCACCACTCCGTTGATATAATTGGCAAGAAAGTTTACCATCCGCTACGTAAAATTGAAACATGATATGACAAGGTGGTAATGCCATATTACTTGGAACATCTTCTGGATTCCACGCAGTGACAATATGTCTTCGTGAGTCAGGGTTTTCTTTAATAGCCTTTACTACTTGACGCAATTGGTCAATGGTTTCCCCTTGTGACGTTTTCCATGCTCGCCACTGGCTTCCATATACAGAACCTAAATCCCCATATTTTTTTGCAAAAGCATCATCATTTAAAATGTTATCTTTAAACTTATCCATTTCCGTTTTATATACTTTTGCAAACTCTGGATCATGTTGACTCCGGTTGCCAAAATCGGTCATATCAGGACCTTCATATGCTTCGCTTTCAATCCATTTTTTAAATGCCCACTCGTTCCAAATATTATTGTTGTGCTTTAATAAATATTGGATATTCGTGTCACCTTTTATAAACCAAATTAATTCACTGGCTATTAATCGAAACGGAACGCGCTTCGTTGTTAATAAAGGAAATCCTTCTTGTAATGGAAAACGCATCTGGTGTCCAAATATGGATAATGTACCTGTTTGTGTTCGATCATTTTTTTTGTTTCCATTTTCTAAAATCATATGACATAAATCGAGATAAGTTTGCTCTCCTGTTGTCATGATATACACTCCTTTATTTACAAAATTACTAAAATCTTATTGTATCATATTACAAAAACATTTCGTTTTGTATAATAGTACATTTCTTAACCAATTGCATCATAATTTACTACGTACAGATAATTTGAAAGGAGGCGTTTTACATGCTTTCGACTAGTAACATCCAACAAGTCGCAAAACACTCCATGGCTTATGGCTATATGATAAGTCAACCTTTCGCCTTTTACGTAGATGCCTATCCGATGATTCAAAATGAAATCTTTCAAAACGAAGACGTAGCTGTTGAGTTTGGTGAACATAATCAAGCTGTTCGTGTACTGCAAAAAAAATTAAATTACTTATCGTATTACAACAAGGAAATTGATGGAGAATTTGGTATATTTACCGAATATGCACTAAAGAAATTACAGATTGAACATGATCTAAGTATAACAGGTAAAACTGATCAACAAACAATTAATATCATATTAAGCAGGGAACGCGAAAAATATTTAGCACCTTTAAAAGACATAGACCAAACGTATTATCTAGGTGAAACTGGAGAAGCAATAAAGAGCATCCAACAGGCATTATACTATTTTGGTTATTATAAAGATTCATTAGATGGCATTTTCGGTCCAAAGACTAATCAAGCACTGATGTATTTTCAAGAAGACAATGGATTAGAAGTAAGGCAAGAAATCAATCAAGAAACCATACAAACACTTCAACAAAAAGAAACCGAAGCAAAGACTGCTGCTATAGAGGTTGCTGTTGAAGTGAAAACAAATCAAGAAAAAAGTGTAAAAGAAGACAATGCTACACCAAAAGAAAGCGTAGTCGTCCCTAAAAAAGAGACAAATCAATCAGTTGATATCAACCAGTTAATTACTACAGCAAAACAGTATAGAGGAACAACCTATTTATGGGGCGGGACGTCACCTAGCGGATTTGATTGTAGCGGTTATATTCAATATGTATTTCAGCAAATTGGTATATCTATTCCAAGAACTGTTTCTGAAATATGGAATATGTCAGTACCGGTGGAACAACGTTCAATTGGTGACTTAGTCTTTTTTGAAACCTATAAATCAGGACCATCACATATGGGAATATACCTAGGCAATAATCAATTTATACATGCTGGCGAATCAAATGGTGTAGAAATTAGCGATTTAGGTATTAGTTACTGGCAAGAAAGGTATATTGGAACAAAGCGCATGGCTGTGGAAAAATAACTACTAAAATTGGTGAAGCAAGCGGAAAGCTAATGGATCCACCGCTTGCCTTTTTATTAATGATATGCATCACTGTTCCACTCGTTATAAAAAATAGAAAGAAAATGTTCCATATATGTATGGCGTTCGATCGCTATACGTTTCGCTGTCGGTGTTTTTATTTTGTCCTTTATTAATAATAGTTTATCGTCAAAATGTTGAATAGTTGCATGTTGTTTTTGTTGTTCATCCTCTGAATGTATGGGACGATTTTTATTGCCACCATAAGCAAATGCTCGTGCAATCCCCATTGCCCCGATTGCATCTAAACGATCTGCATCTTGAACGATTTTACCCGCTAAAGATTTTGGATCTTGTCCTTTTCTAAATGAAACAGTAGATATTATCTCTACGATCGTATTAATCTGATCGTCTGATAGAGAAATAGACGCTAAAAATAGTTTTAACTCTATTATTGCCTTTTCGGGATCTTTCGTTAGTTTATCGTCTGCAACATCGTGAACCCAACCAGCCAATTCACAGAGAAGTACATCACCATGTTCTTGTTCTGCTAAATACTTCGCCATTTTGGCCACACGTTTCATGTGATAATAATCATGTCCGGTGGCATCCGAATGAAACATCTTATAAATGTAAGCCTCTACTTTCGCTATAATAATCTCGTTTTTCATTAATAGCTCACCTCATTTCTATTCGAATAAATCTAATTGTCTCGGATTTAGGTTATCATATGAAATATGTAATAACTGTATTAATTCTTTTGCATTATTACTAGCATCTCCACCGGAATTATTATTAAATAAGACCGTGACGGTTTGTGTCATTTTCTCTAATTGTCTTATGTATGTTGCCCATTCTGTTAACTCTTTTGCATTATATTGATAAAGGTATCGTACATTTCGCCAGTCTTCACCACCACGACCATTGCGATTCCAGCCATGGACATTTTTACCATGCATGCGAATAAGTGCAGTAGTTGGATTGGTAATTTCTAAGACAGTCGGAACAGATCCTTCACCAGCTTGTGGTTCATCACAAATCGTATGTATCCAGTCATTCTTCTTAATTAAATCTAATGTAGCTTGTCGATGAGCAGCTTCAAACCATGTTTGGTTCCTGAATTCAATTGCTATTGGTTGATTTGGAAGTAGTTGTTTTATTTTTTGCAACTTTTGAATGTGGGCCACGCGAACATCGAACCAAGGTGGAAATTGAAATAAAATAGCATGTAGCTTAGATGCCTTACTTACTGGTTCAATCGATTCAAGAAATGACTGAAATAATTGCTTCGCTTCCTGAATCGTTCGTGTTATACGATCATGTCCGGTCATAGATTGATGCGCCTTGATAACAAATTGAAAATGATCTGGTGTCTCAGAAATCCATTTATCATAATTTTCTTGCGACTGAATGGCATAAAAAGAACTATCTATCTCCACAACTGGGAAATGTGAACTATACGTTGCTAATTTATTCTTCTTTTTATCTGCATCTGTATACAAGGTGGTATGATCTCCCCATCCAGTTAAGCCAATTAGTATTGTCATACATGCTCCTCCATTTATTCTGGTGTAACTAACAAGCAAAAGAAAAAGGCAAAAACTCTCTTTGCTTGAAATTTCACTTTATAGTAAAACGAATTACTTTATTTTACCACATGCAAAAGGGATAGTGTATTCAATTCCTTGACTGCTTAAATTGAATAAGCTATATTGAGATCAAGTAGTAGACCGTATTAGATGCATGTATGTAAAGTAGCTTTTTTAGAATTGGATGCACAAATGCTCAACGTCTTTAGATAGGGGTGCGTACTAATGATAGAAGTATATGTAGATGGGGCTTCTAGTGGAAATCCTGGACCAAGTGGTGTTGGTATTATTATTAAAAACAAACAACACTATTTATCCCAATATTTTTATGTAGGTATTCTTTCTAATCACGAAGCCGAAATACATGCCGTGATCAAAGCACTACAGTTATGCAAAGATAATTTCCCAGATCAAATCTTGTCTATACGTTCTGACTCAAAATTAGTCGTAGATATGATTGAAAGAGAGCACACTAAAAATAAAACTTACCAACCCTTATTACAGGAAATACTAGCCGAAATTGAAACGTTTCCCCACTGTTTTATTAAATGGATACCAAGTACACAAAATAAAAAGGCAGATCGTCTCGCACGAGAAGCAATTTTACAATGGAAAAATACAACTACATGATTCCTTTATTCTGAAATTCCTTTATCGCCTGTTTTTCGGTCGTCACCTTTTTCTCTTGTAACAACTCCAACAAACTAATATAGAAACTTCCATCAAATTGATGTTGAATTTGGAGCGTCGTTTTTAATGCCATGATGATTAACCAATCATTTGCATTCGTATACTGTTTACCAAAATAAATAAATTGCACTTCCTCATCTGTTAATTTGAAACCCTTTTCCCATAATAGTTCAATATAATCTCCAAGCGTTACATTATTCTTCATTCGATCCCCTCTTTCAAAAA
The nucleotide sequence above comes from Paraliobacillus zengyii. Encoded proteins:
- a CDS encoding NlpC/P60 family protein produces the protein MLSTSNIQQVAKHSMAYGYMISQPFAFYVDAYPMIQNEIFQNEDVAVEFGEHNQAVRVLQKKLNYLSYYNKEIDGEFGIFTEYALKKLQIEHDLSITGKTDQQTINIILSREREKYLAPLKDIDQTYYLGETGEAIKSIQQALYYFGYYKDSLDGIFGPKTNQALMYFQEDNGLEVRQEINQETIQTLQQKETEAKTAAIEVAVEVKTNQEKSVKEDNATPKESVVVPKKETNQSVDINQLITTAKQYRGTTYLWGGTSPSGFDCSGYIQYVFQQIGISIPRTVSEIWNMSVPVEQRSIGDLVFFETYKSGPSHMGIYLGNNQFIHAGESNGVEISDLGISYWQERYIGTKRMAVEK
- a CDS encoding RNase H family protein, whose protein sequence is MIEVYVDGASSGNPGPSGVGIIIKNKQHYLSQYFYVGILSNHEAEIHAVIKALQLCKDNFPDQILSIRSDSKLVVDMIEREHTKNKTYQPLLQEILAEIETFPHCFIKWIPSTQNKKADRLAREAILQWKNTTT
- a CDS encoding dihydrofolate reductase yields the protein MHSVISFVFAMDKNQVIGYEQWMPWDLPRDLKFFKDVTLNHTIIMGRKTFESFKKPLPKRKNVILTSDQTYQQEGCDIIHSIDTILDWNKANPETEYFVIGGGTIFEQVLPYADRMYMTYIDNTFEGDTYFPSYNEEEWIITSKTKGIKDEKNQEDYYFIQYDRKK
- a CDS encoding HD domain-containing protein; amino-acid sequence: MKNEIIIAKVEAYIYKMFHSDATGHDYYHMKRVAKMAKYLAEQEHGDVLLCELAGWVHDVADDKLTKDPEKAIIELKLFLASISLSDDQINTIVEIISTVSFRKGQDPKSLAGKIVQDADRLDAIGAMGIARAFAYGGNKNRPIHSEDEQQKQHATIQHFDDKLLLIKDKIKTPTAKRIAIERHTYMEHFLSIFYNEWNSDAYH
- a CDS encoding DUF2584 family protein, which gives rise to MTMPLTIETKLVTDAKEIRVEGFENHFSITLAGYWLFPMQERMEIRRHQESDQIGFGKVIELTWKNDETICTYQLLSLYSVN
- a CDS encoding exonuclease SbcCD subunit D yields the protein MKILHTADWHLGKIVNSVHMTEDQVHVLAQLIDIVREEKPDLIIIAGDIYDRSIPPKEAVELLDSVLTQLITEFNCPILIISGNHDSPDRLQFGSRLFRENNLFIETKLTTELRSLTFDDEFGPVHFHLIPYIEPADARSVFEDETIQSHQQAMETIIDRIKARENMEERHVLIGHAFLAGGMETDSEERLSMIGGSPYIDSYLFKDFSYVALGHLHQPQKVTYDWIQYSGSILKYSFSEASNTKSVTMINLAADKTIDMSRIPLQPKRDLRIIEGYFDEFINGDKAEPTEDYLHIRLLDDGQILDPIGKLRQKYPNILRLERKVLQSNRQLNELNQIKEKQKMTHAQLFHTFYEEMKGEPITKEREDHIDQVIQTLIEQERGK
- a CDS encoding YozE family protein, with the protein product MRSFYQYMMRYRGAKKVTNESRLAEWMFRDHDFPKHSESYDEISRYLEWNIPFKEAVQVFDHLWDDYQEVK
- a CDS encoding AAA family ATPase: MRAVSIILSAFGPYKEEQEIDFRELGNESIFLITGPTGAGKTTIFDAICFALYGKASGSDRDHDTFRSHFATPDDKTAVSFTFQLKEKTYFVYRQPKQLKLKERGEGFREEPALAELYQIEDGEKLLIHSKIKDVNETIEEMLGLDYDQFRKMIMIPQGEFRKLIAENSNEREEILQKIFRTYFYQDVTEALKAQAKDIKEQLEQTEWKVTQEMNKIEWDDPTLVDLSTTNKAIEALQDKIKVDKEKRIDLNKRVTKEKDKLQHSQEAFFNGKQMANKFLEKAQLTKEKQNMEQQKKEIEEKRHVLLLGDKANTLLAYEKQAADRRQEWKEQQEKVTNQKKLLLTLENGFQDVTEKYEQQKQMEKEKQEERAQLVEKKKQVEKLRQYTQRNSALEAAKKKVAKTSDNVQSVTKVMEAKQKAFQQVDGLLRTQSQQTKAYYQAEKDLQHAKESDKKSHTLLEALTDLEALRKDYKQVKNSYLNINQQIKDQRQRLQEMEKKQQIHHASVLANNLHDGEACPVCGSQDHPSKATNKATIISEEAYNKEQAILVQLEEAVTKWQDAYVNAKSKGETKRELVENLAGEFNLSIDSLNQEALKELTMQSLAKVEKRKQAFKEEEIKAKRLDKAEVEKQQITKEIEKLTSELESEKQRLEDAKNEQLTIEAQLTQLKSDIPTQSLTVNEWQDHIQKTEQVLDEWFKQLEQQQKIWESSKRKRDEARINLVSFEKFTTELAHRKEEQEAILNQKVEEAGFASMKHYQEAKRSIEHLNKLRTEIEHYTQLKQKITEQLHVLTEQLYNQTEPDLDKLKEMVDKYTVELEQTNQAFHASDLRIQQHERLLTSILKLVKEQQSYEKKYYDIAELADLARGTNHLKLSFERYVLSSFLDEILLQANIRMDQLTEHRYQLIRSNEVAKRGAKSGLDLEVMDQHTGQQRSVRTLSGGEGFKAALSLALGMADVVQAHAGGVQLETLFIDEGFGTLDELSLEQAIECLKGLQQSNRVLGIISHVPQLKEEIYAKLQIKPSPQGSRAVFTF
- a CDS encoding thymidylate synthase; translation: MTTGEQTYLDLCHMILENGNKKNDRTQTGTLSIFGHQMRFPLQEGFPLLTTKRVPFRLIASELIWFIKGDTNIQYLLKHNNNIWNEWAFKKWIESEAYEGPDMTDFGNRSQHDPEFAKVYKTEMDKFKDNILNDDAFAKKYGDLGSVYGSQWRAWKTSQGETIDQLRQVVKAIKENPDSRRHIVTAWNPEDVPSNMALPPCHIMFQFYVADGKLSCQLYQRSGDVFLGVPFNIASYALLTHLIAHECNLEVGDFIHTLGDTHLYVNHLEQVKTQLDRTAYAFPTLKINPALSSIFDIEMDDLEIVDYQSHPAIKAPVAV
- a CDS encoding DUF72 domain-containing protein; translation: MTILIGLTGWGDHTTLYTDADKKKNKLATYSSHFPVVEIDSSFYAIQSQENYDKWISETPDHFQFVIKAHQSMTGHDRITRTIQEAKQLFQSFLESIEPVSKASKLHAILFQFPPWFDVRVAHIQKLQKIKQLLPNQPIAIEFRNQTWFEAAHRQATLDLIKKNDWIHTICDEPQAGEGSVPTVLEITNPTTALIRMHGKNVHGWNRNGRGGEDWRNVRYLYQYNAKELTEWATYIRQLEKMTQTVTVLFNNNSGGDASNNAKELIQLLHISYDNLNPRQLDLFE
- a CDS encoding DUF6123 family protein, encoding MKNNVTLGDYIELLWEKGFKLTDEEVQFIYFGKQYTNANDWLIIMALKTTLQIQHQFDGSFYISLLELLQEKKVTTEKQAIKEFQNKGIM